In a genomic window of Gadus macrocephalus chromosome 9, ASM3116895v1:
- the det1 gene encoding DET1 homolog, whose translation MRAMEDDSPTLKPRRIQNQNVVHRLERRRVSSGRAGAHWYRVRCFHQNLFPNFTVVNVEKPPCFLRKFSPDGRCFIAFSSDQTSLEIYEYQGCQAAQDLLRGQEGETLSTANDQRSLNIRGRLFERFFSLLHVTNVASNGEHLNRECSLFTDDCRYVIVGSATYVPEDPPPYFFEVYRNNESVTPNPRSPLEDYSLHIIDLHTGRLCDTRSFKCDKIILSHNQGLYLYRNILAVLSVQQQTIHVFQVTAEGTFLDVRTIGRFCYEDDLLTLSAVSMETQAEGQPGFPRLYTDKTINSLKHRLLVYLWRRAEQDGSAMAKRRFFQFFDQLRRLRMWKMQLLDEHHLFIKYTSEDVVTLRVTDPSQPSFFVVYNMVSTEVLAVFENTSDQLLELFENFCDLFRNATLHSQAVQFPCSASSNNYARQVQRRFKDTIVNAKYGGHTEAVRRLLGQLPISAQSYSSSPYLDLSLFSYDDKWVSVMERPKTCGDHPIRFYARDSGLLKFKIQAGLLGRPVNHAVRRLVAFTFHPFEPFAISVQRTNTEYVVNFHMRHVCV comes from the exons ATGCGAGCCATGGAAGATGACAGCCCCACGCTGAAGCCCAGGAGGATCCAGAACCAGAACGTGGTCCACCGCCTGGAGAGGAGGCGGGTGAGCTCCGGCCGGGCCGGCGCTCACTGGTACCGCGTGCGCTGCTTCCACCAGAACCTGTTCCCCAACTTCACGGTGGTCAACGTGGAGAAGCCCCCGTGCTTCCTGAGGAAGTTCTCTCCCGACGGACGCTGCTTCATCGCCTTCTCCTCCGACCAGACGTCGCTGGAG ATCTATGAGTACCAGGGCTGCCAGGCGGCCCAGGACCTGCTCCGGGGCCAGGAGGGGGAGACCCTCTCCACGGCCAACGACCAGCGCTCCCTCAACATCCGGGGGCGGCTCTTCGAGCGCTTCTTCTCCCTGCTGCACGTCACCAACGTGGCGTCCAACGGGGAGCACCTGAACCGCGAGTGCAGCCTGTTCACCGACGACTGCCGCTACGTCATCGTGGGCTCGGCCACCTACGTCCCGGAGGACCCTCCCCCGTACTTCTTTGAG GTGTACCGCAACAACGAGTCGGTGACGCCCAACCCGCGCTCCCCCCTGGAGGACTACTCCCTGCACATCATCGACCTGCACACGGGCCGCCTGTGTGACACGCGCTCCTTCAAGTGTGACAAGATCATCCTGTCGCACAACCAGGGCCTCTACCTCTACAGGAACATCCTGGCTGTGCTCTCCGTGCAGCAGCAGACCATCCACGTCTTCCAG GTGACGGCCGAGGGGACCTTCCTGGACGTGAGGACCATCGGACGCTTCTGCTACGAGGACGACCTGTTGACGCTGTCGgccgtctccatggagacgcaGGCGGAGGGGCAGCCGGGCTTCCCCCGCCTCTACACCGACAAGACCATCAACTCTCTGAAGCACCGCCTGCTGGTGTACCTGTGGCGGCGGGCCGAGCAGGACGGAAGCGCCATGGCCAAGAGGAG GTTCTTCCAGTTCTTTGACCAGCTGCGGAGGTTGCGCATGTGGAAGATGCAGCTGCTGGATGAGCACCACCTCTTCATCAAATACACCAGCGAAGACGTGGTCACGCTTCGAGTCACCGACCCCTCACAG cCGTCGTTCTTCGTGGTGTACAACATGGTGTCCACCGAGGTGCTGGCCGTCTTCGAGAACACCTCGGACCAGCTGCTGGAGCTGTTTGAGAACTTCTGCGACCTGTTCCGCAACGCCACGCTCCACAGCCAGGCCGTGCAGTTCCCCTGCTCGGCCTCCTCCAACAACTACGCCCGACAGGTCCAGAGAAG gtTCAAGGACACCATAGTGAACGCCAAGTACGGCGGGCACACGGAGGCGGTGCGGCGGCTGCTGGGCCAGCTGCCCATCAGCGCTCAGTCGTACAGCAGCAGCCCCTACCTGGACCTGTCGCTCTTCAGCTACGACGACAAGTGGGTCTCGGTGATGGAGAGGCCCAAGACCTGCGGGGACCACCCCATCAG GTTCTATGCGCGGGACTCGGGCCTGCTGAAGTTCAAGATCCAGGCTGGTCTCCTGGGTCGGCCCGTCAACCACGCCGTGCGGCGCCTGGTGGCCTTCACCTTCCACCCCTTTGAACCCTTTGCCATCTCGGTGCAGCGCACCAACACGGAATACGTGGTCAACTTCCACATGaggcatgtctgtgtgtga